The Sphaerospermopsis torques-reginae ITEP-024 genome has a window encoding:
- a CDS encoding TonB-dependent receptor plug domain-containing protein, translated as MNNNFAFLPVFLLTLLVAFPAVANNNKTKDQVVNSDIPSLNEIQLPATNANLLTQQPAKTEVKEETEIEEDLNPTNDADEADISIEAIGEKDALPESTPTHVIEKEEIAKQGSTSVADVLKRMPGFAINNVGHGADIHTGTYYRGASINQSVFLINGRPFNNDISTYHGGTDLNSIPVEAIERVELYSGAASSLYGSSAFGGIVNIITKEGFSKPKLTGSAEFGSLNLNNQQITYAGSTNKVKYNFSFERFFIDNRYPVPVGAANRNPADGYLFNADTATSTYFGSIGLDLDAKNSLNLDVTALSSRRGLIYFGFPLQRDRLDHDSLNVGLSWKTRLGKDNDSNLTTTIGYNQNYFSTYGPGTGGTVYRTGILDTKQITARVDHEWKLSANNQLRWGLDLKNTDLMGDVVSTGPLAVENEKEDRSVLNTALFAVNTWKISDDVLIDLGLRQSFDSQFDSYLNPSVGFRYGINSVVAVRGSWAGARRNPGLDQLYVFDTVHNWNPNPNLKPETGSTWTAGVDFNLSSNLLAQLTYFGSSLDNRLAIDNRTRTWTNVGLVDTNGLEAALQLKLARDWSTFINYTYTDAEIKTGTEKGLQLGLIPYSLLQAGIGYQKNGWQANLYLTYNSGTRRSIFTNTAAGEKNTDFSPSFVNLDLSGRIPVSQNLGLTFYLENLLGEQYEKVNRIYSPGFTFRLGLTSNI; from the coding sequence ATGAATAACAATTTTGCTTTTCTGCCAGTTTTTTTACTGACTTTACTGGTAGCTTTTCCTGCTGTCGCTAATAATAATAAAACTAAAGATCAGGTAGTAAATTCAGATATTCCTAGTTTAAATGAAATTCAACTACCTGCCACAAATGCGAATCTATTAACTCAACAACCTGCGAAAACTGAAGTTAAAGAAGAAACAGAAATAGAAGAAGATTTAAATCCTACCAATGATGCAGATGAAGCTGATATTTCCATTGAAGCAATAGGAGAAAAAGACGCTTTACCCGAATCTACACCAACTCATGTAATTGAAAAAGAAGAAATCGCAAAACAAGGATCTACCAGCGTTGCAGATGTCTTAAAAAGAATGCCTGGTTTTGCTATTAATAATGTGGGACATGGAGCAGATATTCACACAGGAACATATTATCGTGGTGCTTCTATTAATCAATCTGTATTCTTAATTAATGGCAGACCATTTAATAATGATATCAGCACTTATCATGGTGGAACTGACTTAAATAGTATTCCTGTGGAGGCGATTGAAAGAGTAGAATTATATAGCGGTGCGGCTTCATCTTTATATGGTTCTTCGGCTTTTGGTGGAATTGTGAATATTATCACCAAAGAAGGTTTTAGTAAACCAAAATTAACTGGTAGTGCAGAATTTGGATCTTTAAATTTAAATAATCAACAGATAACTTACGCTGGTTCAACTAATAAAGTCAAATACAATTTTAGCTTTGAAAGATTTTTTATAGATAACCGTTATCCTGTTCCTGTGGGTGCAGCAAATCGTAATCCTGCTGATGGTTATTTATTTAATGCTGATACTGCCACGAGTACCTATTTTGGTAGTATTGGTTTAGATTTAGATGCTAAAAATTCTCTGAATTTAGATGTTACTGCTCTTAGCAGTCGTCGGGGTTTAATTTATTTTGGTTTTCCTTTGCAAAGAGATAGATTAGACCATGATAGTTTAAATGTTGGTTTATCTTGGAAAACTAGACTGGGTAAGGATAACGATTCAAATCTGACAACTACTATCGGTTATAACCAAAATTACTTTAGTACCTATGGACCGGGAACAGGAGGAACAGTTTACCGCACGGGAATTTTAGATACTAAACAAATTACTGCTAGGGTAGATCATGAGTGGAAACTGAGCGCGAATAATCAATTACGTTGGGGTTTAGATTTAAAAAATACTGATTTAATGGGCGATGTTGTGAGTACAGGTCCTCTTGCCGTTGAAAATGAAAAGGAAGATAGAAGTGTTTTAAATACGGCTTTGTTTGCTGTGAATACTTGGAAAATTAGTGATGATGTTCTGATTGATTTGGGTTTAAGACAAAGCTTTGATAGTCAGTTTGACAGTTATTTAAATCCCAGTGTTGGTTTCCGTTATGGAATTAATTCTGTAGTTGCTGTGCGTGGAAGTTGGGCAGGGGCGCGACGTAATCCTGGTTTAGATCAATTATATGTTTTTGACACTGTTCATAATTGGAATCCAAACCCAAATTTAAAACCGGAAACTGGTTCTACTTGGACTGCGGGAGTTGATTTTAATTTATCTAGTAATTTGCTGGCGCAGTTGACTTATTTTGGTAGTAGTTTGGATAATCGTTTGGCTATTGACAATCGTACTAGAACATGGACAAATGTAGGTTTAGTAGATACTAATGGTTTAGAAGCTGCTTTGCAATTAAAATTAGCTCGTGATTGGTCTACTTTTATCAACTACACTTATACAGATGCCGAAATTAAAACGGGAACAGAAAAAGGTTTACAATTAGGTTTGATTCCTTATTCTTTGCTGCAAGCTGGTATTGGTTATCAAAAGAATGGATGGCAAGCTAATTTGTATCTGACTTATAATAGTGGTACTCGTCGTTCTATTTTTACTAATACTGCTGCTGGTGAGAAAAATACAGATTTTTCACCTTCTTTTGTGAATTTAGATTTGAGTGGTCGTATTCCTGTGAGTCAAAATTTAGGATTGACTTTTTACTTGGAAAATTTGTTGGGTGAACAATATGAAAAGGTGAATCGTATCTATAGTCCTGGTTTTACTTTTCGTTTGGGGTTAACTTCTAATATTTAG
- a CDS encoding energy transducer TonB — MGFSIVIVEQREKEAKALKSFLFYSLIASLVFHIGVLALGIGQFIQRVSQTQEEPIEITFIETVPEIIAKPQEIKNSQPKINSASGGSGGSGGSGGNNNFKSSLPEKTTLSVSNAAIQPVVKQPQLKTTQNFVVKQRQTLTIPEPTITQPSLTTTPIAKTIPEPTTTQPSLTTTPIAKISEKITEKVETETTTQPTVEQPEQTVIPDTKLSNVPAPKLITPSSVSVSSNNTSTTSSSQNSLSNLGNRLRSGLSKGTENGTGNGEGSGTGDGIGNGERNIAIAPKPRPVNGTQLNRADCIRCNIKYPNRARRRGIEGRTEVAIDTDDNGNVTFVRLIRSSGDSELDEAAQEAVQEWKLTPLDGGRQGVRASINFAIKGSQRHRQIKDRKREKPQEVSQPKPKITNSQESTSSLESVKSDTENQVNESKNPEVTLPDSTSPESHSDPENN; from the coding sequence ATGGGTTTTTCGATTGTAATTGTAGAGCAGCGAGAAAAAGAAGCTAAAGCACTTAAATCTTTTTTATTTTATAGTCTCATCGCTTCTTTAGTATTTCATATTGGGGTTTTAGCTTTAGGGATTGGCCAATTTATACAAAGAGTTTCTCAAACTCAAGAAGAACCAATTGAAATCACATTTATTGAAACTGTACCGGAAATAATAGCCAAACCACAAGAGATAAAAAACTCTCAACCAAAGATAAATTCTGCTAGTGGTGGTAGTGGTGGTAGTGGTGGTAGTGGTGGTAATAACAATTTTAAAAGTTCTCTTCCAGAAAAAACTACCTTGAGCGTGAGTAACGCTGCTATTCAACCTGTAGTTAAACAACCCCAACTGAAAACTACTCAAAATTTTGTTGTCAAACAACGCCAAACACTAACTATTCCTGAACCGACGATAACACAACCAAGTTTAACCACTACACCTATTGCTAAAACTATTCCTGAACCGACGACAACACAACCAAGTTTAACCACTACACCTATTGCTAAAATAAGTGAAAAAATAACTGAAAAAGTAGAAACTGAAACAACCACTCAACCCACAGTTGAACAACCTGAACAAACTGTCATACCAGATACCAAACTTTCAAATGTTCCAGCACCAAAGTTAATCACTCCTAGCAGTGTTAGTGTTAGTTCCAACAATACTTCTACTACTTCATCTAGTCAAAATAGTTTAAGTAATTTAGGTAATCGTTTGCGGTCTGGTTTAAGTAAAGGTACAGAAAACGGGACTGGAAATGGTGAGGGTAGCGGTACTGGAGATGGTATTGGAAATGGTGAGAGAAATATTGCGATCGCCCCAAAACCACGTCCTGTCAACGGTACACAATTAAATAGAGCAGATTGTATTAGATGTAATATTAAATACCCAAATAGAGCTAGGCGACGGGGTATAGAAGGTCGTACTGAAGTTGCTATTGATACGGATGATAATGGTAATGTTACCTTTGTGCGGTTAATTCGTTCTAGTGGTGATAGCGAACTAGATGAAGCTGCTCAAGAAGCTGTACAAGAGTGGAAATTAACACCTTTGGATGGTGGTAGACAAGGAGTGAGAGCATCAATTAATTTTGCGATCAAAGGATCACAGCGTCACCGTCAAATTAAAGACAGAAAAAGAGAAAAACCGCAAGAAGTTTCTCAACCAAAACCAAAAATCACCAATTCTCAAGAATCTACATCTTCACTAGAATCAGTTAAATCTGATACAGAAAATCAGGTTAATGAAAGTAAAAACCCGGAAGTAACACTTCCTGATTCTACCTCTCCTGAATCTCATAGTGATCCAGAAAATAATTAG
- the petJ gene encoding cytochrome c6 PetJ, producing the protein MKKIISVLLLGITIFTFAFSSPALAADAAAGKAVFAANCNACHLGGKNVVAGPSKSLFKEALEANGMYSAEKIIAQVTNGKGAMPAFKGRLKPEQINNVAAYVLEQAEKGWQR; encoded by the coding sequence ATGAAAAAGATTATTTCCGTATTACTGTTAGGCATTACTATCTTCACTTTTGCCTTCAGTAGCCCCGCTTTAGCGGCTGATGCTGCGGCTGGAAAAGCAGTATTTGCAGCTAATTGTAATGCTTGTCATTTGGGTGGTAAGAATGTAGTTGCAGGACCTAGCAAGAGCTTGTTCAAAGAAGCTTTAGAAGCGAATGGTATGTACTCAGCAGAAAAAATTATTGCTCAGGTTACAAATGGTAAGGGTGCAATGCCAGCTTTCAAAGGTCGGTTAAAACCTGAGCAAATTAACAATGTAGCTGCTTATGTGTTGGAACAAGCAGAAAAAGGCTGGCAGAGGTAA
- the petJ gene encoding cytochrome c6 PetJ, translating to MKKIISVLLLGITIFTFAFINPAFAADTVAGEKIFTANCASCHAGGKNLVNAAKSLSKADLEEYNIYSESAIIAQVTNGKNAMPAFKNNLSADDIANVAAYVMEKAEAGW from the coding sequence ATGAAAAAGATTATTTCTGTATTACTATTAGGCATCACTATCTTCACTTTTGCCTTCATTAATCCTGCTTTCGCTGCTGACACTGTTGCTGGAGAAAAAATATTTACAGCTAATTGTGCTTCTTGTCATGCAGGTGGTAAAAATTTAGTTAATGCTGCTAAAAGTTTGAGTAAGGCAGATTTAGAAGAGTACAATATTTACTCCGAATCTGCTATTATTGCTCAAGTTACAAACGGTAAAAATGCTATGCCAGCTTTCAAAAATAATTTGTCAGCTGATGATATTGCCAATGTAGCTGCTTACGTCATGGAAAAAGCGGAAGCTGGCTGGTAA
- a CDS encoding GNAT family N-acetyltransferase, with protein MTFDSDLMIRFAEPGDSAVLFELIQGLAEYEKLSAAVTGNAETLNDHLFGERKYIEAILAEVTGKAVGFALFFHNYSTFLTKPGIYLEDIFVLPEYRRQGIGKALLTKLAQIAVDRNCGRLEWSVLDWNISAQEFYRSMGADILEDWRICRVSETAITKLANQ; from the coding sequence ATGACTTTTGATAGTGATTTAATGATCCGGTTTGCTGAACCTGGTGATAGTGCTGTATTGTTTGAATTGATACAGGGCTTGGCAGAATATGAAAAATTATCTGCTGCTGTTACTGGTAATGCGGAAACATTAAACGATCATTTATTTGGTGAACGAAAATATATAGAGGCAATTTTAGCAGAAGTCACAGGTAAAGCTGTGGGTTTTGCTTTATTTTTTCACAATTATTCTACCTTTCTGACCAAGCCAGGAATTTATTTAGAAGATATTTTTGTTTTACCAGAATATCGTCGTCAAGGTATTGGTAAAGCACTCCTGACTAAATTAGCACAAATAGCTGTTGACAGAAATTGTGGACGCTTAGAATGGAGTGTTTTAGATTGGAATATTTCCGCCCAGGAATTTTACCGCAGTATGGGCGCGGATATTTTAGAAGATTGGCGCATTTGTCGCGTAAGTGAAACTGCAATCACTAAATTAGCAAATCAATAA
- a CDS encoding RpoD/SigA family RNA polymerase sigma factor, which translates to MYQTKQLSQKETMNLAELGTMEILDNAADHEEPSLDSLDAVVFEDSSIVENLESDERDGDEMAAARPSGYNKTEHDDAVGAFFKEMARYPLLKPDEEVELAHRVRFLEEVKDLQAALEAELGHNPSKSEVAAKFDMTEKQLESRLYQGRVAKRKMIRSNLRLVVSIAKRYLNRGVPFLDLIQEGAMGLNRATEKFDPDKGYKFSTYAYWWIRQAITRAIANDARTIRLPIHIVEKLNKLKKAQRELKQKLARNPTEAEMAESLEISVQQLRQLQQLRRQALSLNHRVGKEEDTELMDLLEDEDNQSPEAKMNENMMRQEIWEVLGDVLTPREKDVISLRYGLTTSEPCTLEEVGNMFNLSRERVRQIQSKAMRKLRRPHIAKRLKGWLI; encoded by the coding sequence ATGTACCAAACCAAGCAACTATCCCAAAAGGAAACTATGAATCTTGCTGAATTGGGAACAATGGAAATACTGGATAACGCTGCTGATCATGAAGAACCATCACTTGATAGTTTAGATGCAGTAGTATTTGAAGACTCTTCAATTGTGGAAAATTTGGAGTCAGATGAACGAGATGGGGATGAAATGGCAGCGGCACGTCCTTCGGGATATAATAAAACCGAACATGACGATGCTGTGGGCGCTTTTTTTAAGGAAATGGCGCGTTATCCTCTCCTTAAACCTGACGAAGAAGTAGAGTTGGCGCATCGGGTAAGATTTTTAGAAGAAGTAAAAGACTTACAAGCGGCTTTAGAAGCAGAACTGGGACACAACCCCAGCAAAAGCGAGGTAGCTGCTAAGTTTGATATGACGGAAAAACAACTGGAAAGTCGGTTGTATCAAGGTAGGGTAGCGAAGCGGAAAATGATTCGCTCTAACTTGAGATTGGTAGTATCTATTGCTAAACGATATCTTAACCGGGGAGTGCCTTTTCTGGATTTAATTCAGGAAGGGGCTATGGGTTTAAATCGCGCTACAGAAAAGTTTGATCCCGATAAGGGCTATAAGTTTTCTACTTATGCTTATTGGTGGATTCGACAGGCGATTACACGGGCTATAGCTAATGATGCCCGAACTATCCGCCTACCAATTCACATTGTTGAAAAACTCAACAAGCTGAAAAAAGCTCAAAGGGAACTTAAACAAAAACTCGCTCGCAACCCGACGGAAGCGGAAATGGCCGAGTCGTTGGAAATAAGCGTTCAACAATTGCGTCAACTGCAACAACTACGCCGTCAAGCATTATCCCTTAACCACCGTGTTGGTAAAGAAGAAGACACGGAACTAATGGACTTGCTAGAAGACGAAGATAACCAATCTCCAGAAGCAAAAATGAATGAAAATATGATGCGTCAGGAAATATGGGAAGTTTTAGGTGATGTACTTACTCCCAGGGAAAAAGATGTAATTTCTTTACGCTATGGACTGACAACCAGCGAACCCTGTACTTTGGAAGAAGTGGGTAATATGTTTAACCTTTCCCGTGAACGAGTGCGGCAAATTCAAAGTAAAGCGATGCGAAAATTACGCCGTCCTCATATCGCTAAACGCTTGAAGGGTTGGTTAATTTAG